The DNA segment CGTTGTTGATCTGCATGTAGTACGTCGCGGTCAGCAGGGAGTTGGACGCGATGTGAAAATCAAGGTCCAGCAGCTCCGGTCGGTGTTCGAGAAAGTCACGGCTCGAATGCTGGGCATACATGCTCGCGCCCACCCGCCGCGTGACCTCGTGCATCCTGTGGTCGCTGCCGACCGGAATCGCGGTGAGGCCCGCTTGCGTGATGCTCTCGGTCAGCGCGGGCTGGCTCGCCACCCTTACTTCGTGTCCCGCGGTTCGCAATGCCCAGGCCAACGGAACGGCACCATTGAAGTGAGCGTCCAGCGCGAACGACGTGATCAGGATTCGCATCGGATCCTCCCTTGACTATGCGTTGCTGACCGGGAACCGCAGGACCCCGCGCGTGACCGGGGACCGCATCCGGCGCAATACGCGCTCGCGATGGCGCAGCGCCGGGAAGCGGGCTGCCAGGGCGCCCACCGCGACCTCGGCCTGCAACCGGACCAGCGGCGCGACGAATCCGCCGTAGAGTCCGCCAAACAGGCTCAGCTGGTCTACTTCGGACTTCCGGATGATATCGAATCGTTCCGGTTCGGCGAAAACCGCCGGGTCTCGGTTGGCGGCTCCGACCACCACGACAAGCTGAGTATCAGCCGGGATCTTCTCTCCGCAGATCTCGACGTCCTTGGTGGTGATGCGGTGCTCCAGCCGGACGGGCGAGTCGAATCGCAGGGTCTCCTCGACCGTTCCGCGGGCGAGGCCGGGATCGCCGCGCAGCACCTGCCACTGGTCAGGATGGTCGAGCAGCGCGACCACCGAGTTGCAGATCAGGTTCACCGCCACCTCGATACCGGCCACCGTCAGCAGCAGGCCCGCCGCCAGCACGTCTTCCGCGCCGCCCGTGCTCGGCCGCTGTTCGCCGAACAGTTGCTGTGTGCCGAGCAATTCGCGGAGCTCGGCAAGGGAGGTCATCAGGGCACGAGCGACCTTGTACTGCGGCGGGCACAATCCGCTGTCCAGCGCGATGCCGACGCTGGAGGCAAGTTCGGCGAAACGGTCCCGTTCGTCAGCCGGAATGTTCAGGATCTCCGCCACCAGCGTGGTCGCGACAGGTCGTGCGAAGTCCGCCATCATGTCGAACTCGCCGGGCAAGCTGCCCGCTGTCCGCTCGACGATCCGCTGCACGGCGGGGTGGTGTGCCCGCACAGCCTCGGCGCCGAGCAACGGATCGAAGAGTGTGCCGATCCGCTCGTAGTCCGCACGCTTGAGGTTGAGGAACGCGTCGTCCAGCGGAACGATGTGGCAGAGCTTCGGGTTGTCCCAGATGTCCTGGAACATGTGCTGCTGCGGGGACTCGTCCTCACCCTCGTGGCGCAGCTCCAGCCGCGGATCCGCGAGAATGTCGCGGGCGTGCGGGTAATGCCCGGTCACCCAGGCGCCGGTCTCGCTCTTGTAGAGCGCGCCGCGCTCGCGCACTCGCGCGTCGAGCGCGGCCGGGTCATCGCTGCCCGCCCTCAGGAGCAACGCGTACGGGTCTCCCTGCGCACCGAAGATGAACTGGAAGCCGCGAACGGTCAGCAGGTGACGACCGAGGTCACTGTTGGTCGCGGTTCGTGCCGTGGCAGACGTCGTTGACGTGGCAGACATGGATCTTATTCCCTTTCGCCGGTGAGTGTGTGCGCGATGATCACGTCAGCCAGCGGCGCGTGCACTGGTGTCGGCAGGGCGTGCCCCATGCCCGGGATCTCGGCCACCCGAGCTCCCGGAATCAGGCTGGCGAGGTGTTGGCCGTGTGGCGGCGGCGCGGCGGGGTCGTTCGGAGCCTGGATCACCAGAGTCGGCGCGGTGACGGCGCGCAGTTCCTCTCCCCGGCTCTGTGGCGGCAGACCGACCATGTAGTGCGTGACGGGTTCCTCCCACGTCCCGGCGTGGTCCATCGCGCGCTCCTCCCAGCGCCGGTATTCCTTGTCGTCGAACGGAATTCCGGGGCCGTTGAGCAGGCGCCACTTGTCGACCTGTTTGGCGAGCATGGCCTCGCGATCCTCCGCGGGCTGCTGGACACGGGTCAGCATGTCCAGGAATCGCTGGGTCGGCACCGGCAAGCCGTTCACGTGTGTCTTGCCCTCGAACGCGGCCTCGATGGCCGCGTCGAAGTCGGTGTCCAGCGCGCCGCCGAGCATCAGTATCAGGCTCCTGACGCGGCCGGGGTGGTTGAGTGCCATCACCTGGGCGAGCGAGGTGCCCATCGAAAGGCCGACAACGTGTGCCTTGCTGACCTCCCAGCCGTCGAGCACCGCGACCGCGTCCGCCGCCATGTCGTCGTAGGTGTAGGGATGCTGTTGGTAGTCCCGGAAAGAGGACCTGCCGGTATCCCGGTGGTCGTACCGGATCACGTGCAGGCCGCGGTCGGCCAGTAGCTGGACGAACTCGTCCGGCCAGCCGTAGGCGGTCAGGTTGCCACCCATGATCATCAACAGTGCCGGGTTGGCCGGGTCACCGAAGTCCTGGCTCCACAGCTTCACATCTCCCGATGAGACAACACGTTCGCTCATGCCTTCTCTCCATTCGGCGCGAGAACCAGCAGGGAAAGGTCGAACGGGACCGAAGGAGAAGCCACCTTCTCTGCCGACTCGACGGTCAGCCCCGCCGAACAGGCGAAGGTCGACCACTCGTCCCTCGTGCGC comes from the Prauserella marina genome and includes:
- a CDS encoding cytochrome P450 family protein; translated protein: MSATSTTSATARTATNSDLGRHLLTVRGFQFIFGAQGDPYALLLRAGSDDPAALDARVRERGALYKSETGAWVTGHYPHARDILADPRLELRHEGEDESPQQHMFQDIWDNPKLCHIVPLDDAFLNLKRADYERIGTLFDPLLGAEAVRAHHPAVQRIVERTAGSLPGEFDMMADFARPVATTLVAEILNIPADERDRFAELASSVGIALDSGLCPPQYKVARALMTSLAELRELLGTQQLFGEQRPSTGGAEDVLAAGLLLTVAGIEVAVNLICNSVVALLDHPDQWQVLRGDPGLARGTVEETLRFDSPVRLEHRITTKDVEICGEKIPADTQLVVVVGAANRDPAVFAEPERFDIIRKSEVDQLSLFGGLYGGFVAPLVRLQAEVAVGALAARFPALRHRERVLRRMRSPVTRGVLRFPVSNA
- a CDS encoding alpha/beta fold hydrolase, encoding MSERVVSSGDVKLWSQDFGDPANPALLMIMGGNLTAYGWPDEFVQLLADRGLHVIRYDHRDTGRSSFRDYQQHPYTYDDMAADAVAVLDGWEVSKAHVVGLSMGTSLAQVMALNHPGRVRSLILMLGGALDTDFDAAIEAAFEGKTHVNGLPVPTQRFLDMLTRVQQPAEDREAMLAKQVDKWRLLNGPGIPFDDKEYRRWEERAMDHAGTWEEPVTHYMVGLPPQSRGEELRAVTAPTLVIQAPNDPAAPPPHGQHLASLIPGARVAEIPGMGHALPTPVHAPLADVIIAHTLTGERE